The following are encoded together in the Malaya genurostris strain Urasoe2022 chromosome 3, Malgen_1.1, whole genome shotgun sequence genome:
- the LOC131433989 gene encoding uncharacterized protein LOC131433989, whose product MSLSRTDPKATSSEIVSQKLGKHAESYDKWRNNNIALRELELQHQKENDIRRKRELVLIEKIKSLEVQREQYELDRQRREAELKSQWRNFQEVQEIREQQQQLIEKDNELRRVHESEEGFRKQLNQLIHQGQLQQMNDEGVDALPILEELPETLRESCTLSKTLPHLNSNKVTSDQRSYSEAIVSRFNEDWYNKEIEKLHHCRRQNAETESNFSSASQTVISTLQILYGRPEQIVQNLIMKVRTTPAPKVDKMDSLISFGLVVQNLCGHLKAVGLDKHLSNPMLLQELVEKLPATVKFNWALYQQQLTTVDLSSFSEYMAKVASATSSVVFVSGSTAKLSREETKGRQSREKVYVNAHSVDQVPLAVKGKQNFGMHREKKTDITTCPVCGGENHQASNCATFKKLTIDDRWSIVKDRKLCRRCLTPHTRWPCRGEMCGINSCHKRHHRLLHYDQPNVEFKSKGSTSSGTVTIHRQISSSTLFRILPVTLFGCRGQVNTFAFLDDGSSVTLVEKAIADTLGVHGKPESLCIQWTSGINKKYSNTERVNLDIAGMGSKKRLIASDVYIVEHLGLPEQTLNYDEMAKEYNHLRGLPISSFQCAVPGILIGLSNTHLLATLKLREGRLHEPIAAKTRIGWAVFGNQHSGKFSDANNFTHRQMHICSKTSDDDLHKLVRGFFSVDSLGVVAAPTVESLDDQRARKILQDTTVRTKDGRFSTGLLWKHDFIEFPDSRPMAVKRLICLEKRLTKNPQLYDNVRQQINDFQQKGYAHKATADELSRYDPLRTWYLPLGVVLSPRKPGKVRLIWDAAAKVNGVSLNTKLLKGPDLLTPLLSVLFQYRQRKVAICADIKEMFHQILIREEDRSAQLFLWRDDKDSPMETMVTDVAIFGATCSPAQSQYVKNLNASENESNHPRAAEAIKYRHYVDDYLESVDTADEAVELALEVTKVHAKAGFLIRNWISNERSVMEKIGEVNPTTVKIFVGNKETDSERLLGLIWRPEEDAFSFSLTFREETRRLIEEKIVPTKRELLRVVMSLYDPLGLIAAFVIHGKIIMQEVWRSRTDWDERIPENLFLRWKQWLVVLKIIERINIPRCYFPGYSDDGFDSLGLHVFVDASEQAYAAVAYLRMVDRTKVRCVLVASKTKVAPLQALSIPKLELQAAVLGARLRKTIEEKHTLHIKHIFCWTDSSTVMSWIQSDLRRYRPYVAFRVNEILSLSSIREWRWVPTRLNVADEATKWGKGPSFDPKSRWYRGPEFLYDAETEWPKDCRKIEETEEELRPAFVFTHHVINPAVALGRFSKWERLLRCIAYVHRYIGNCRRANLKVPRETGVLTSEELKMAERSLWRVAQSEEFLDEVAILKRNQQKPKEDQRPLERNSTIAHATPALDEFEIMRVDGRTENADYLSYDAKYPIILPKNHRVTKLLLDWYHRKFRHANEETVLNEIKQRFYIPRLRFQLFLKWDHYLEFDYHHS is encoded by the exons ATGTCGTTATCAAGGACAGATC CAAAGGCGACCTCTAGTGAAATAGTATCTCAGAAACTAGGAAAACATGCGGAGTCATACGATAAATGGCGTAACAATAATATTGCGTTGCGGGAGCTAGAGTTGCAACACCAGAAAGAAAATGATATTCGTCGGAAGCGAGAACTGGTActaatagaaaaaatcaaatctctGGAGGTGCAGCGAGAACAATATGAACTCGATCGACAGCGACGAGAAGCTGAGCTTAAGTCACAGTGGCGAAATTTTCAAGAAGTACAAGAGATTCGAGAGCAGCAACAGCAGTTGATCGAAAAGGATAATGAGCTTCGACGTGTACATGAATCAGAAGAAGGATTTAGAAAGCAattgaatcaactaattcatcaGGGTCAACTGCAACAGATGAACGATGAGGGAGTCGATGCATTACCGATATTGGAAGAATTGCCGGAAACACTTCGCGAGAGCTGTACATTATCGAAGACACTTCCTCATCTGAATTCAAATAAGGTGACGTCTGATCAGCGGTCGTACTCGGAAGCTATTGTCTCAAGATTCAACGAGGATTGGTACAACAAAGAGATCGAGAAACTTCATCATTGCCGAAGACAGAATGCGGAAACAGAATCGAATTTCAGTTCTGCATCACAAACG GTTATTTCAACACTCCAAATTCTGTATGGACGTCCAGAACAAATAGTGCAGAATTTGATCATGAAGGTGCGCACGACTCCTGCTCCGAAGGTAGATAAAATGGATTCGTTGATAAGTTTTGGGTTGGTGGTACAAAATCTTTGTGGACATCTAAAGGCAGTCGGACTCGATAAACACTTATCCAATCCAATGCTTTTACAGGAGCTGGTTGAAAAGCTCCCAGCAACCGTTAAATTTAATTGGGCTCTATACCAACAGCAACTTACCACTGTTGATTTGAGCAGCTTCAGCGAATACATGGCGAAGGTGGCATCAGCGACAAGCAGTGTGGTATTCGTTTCCGGTAGTACGGCGAAGCTGTCACGAGAAGAAACCAAAGGCAGACAATCAAGGGAGAAGGTTTATGTTAATGCACATTCGGTGGATCAGGTACCTCTAGCAGTTAAAGGTAAACAAAATTTTGGTATGCATCGCGAGAAGAAAACGGACATAACAACATGTCCTGTTTGTGGTGGAGAAAACCATCAAGCTAGCAACTGTGCTACTTTCAAGAAATTGACTATAGATGATAGATGGAGTATCGTTAAAGATCGTAAACTTTGCAGACGTTGTCTTACACCGCACACACGTTGGCCATGTAGAGGCGAGATGTGTGGTATAAACAGCTGTCATAAACGACACCATCGGCTTCTGCACTATGACCAACCGAATGTCGAATTCAAATCGAAGGgatcaacgtcatctggaactgTAACCATACATCGCCAAATTTCATCTTCCACACTGTTTCGTATATTGCCCGTAACGTTATTTGGATGCAGAGGACAAGTAAATACGTTCGCCTTTTTGGATGATGGGTCATCAGTGACATTAGTAGAAAAGGCGATTGCGGACACACTGGGAGTTCATGGCAAACCGGAATCACTTTGTATTCAGTGGACGAGTGGTAttaacaaaaaatattcaaatacggAGCGAGTGAATTTGGATATTGCAGGTATGGGCAGCAAGAAAAGATTGATTGCATCTGATGTTTATATAGTTGAACATCTTGGCTTGCCAGAGCAAACACTGAATTACGATGAGATGGCCAAAGAATACAATCATTTGAGAGGACTTCCTATAAGTAGTTTTCAGTGTGCGGTACCAGGTATACTCATTGGCTTAAGCAATACACATTTATTGGCGACACTTAAGCTGCGTGAAGGTAGACTACATGAGCCTATTGCTGCGAAGACTCGCATCGGTTGGGCGGTATTTGGAAATCAACATAGTGGCAAATTTTCTGATGCAAATAATTTCACACATCGGCAGATGCACATATGCTCCAAAACATCGGACGACGATCTTCATAAGCTCGTTCGTGGGTTTTTCTCCGTTGATAGTCTTGGCGTAGTAGCAGCTCCAACTGTAGAAAGTTTAGACGACCAAAGAGCGCGGAAAATATTACAAGATACGACCGTTCGCACCAAAGATGGAAGGTTTTCCACTGGGCTGCTTTGGAAGCACGATTTCATCGAGTTTCCGGATAGTCGTCCAATGGCGGTGAAGCGTTTAATATGCTTGGAAAAACGATTAACAAAGAACCCTCAGCTATACGATAACGTCCGCCAACAGATTAACGATTTTCAGCAGAAGGGGTACGCGCACAAGGCAACCGCTGATGAACTGTCTCGTTATGATCCACTTCGTACTTGGTATTTACCACTAGGAGTAGTTCTGAGTCCAAGAAAACCTGGAAAAGTTAGGCTAATCTGGGATGCAGCGGCAAAAGTGAACGGCGTATCATTGAATACAAAACTCCTGAAAGGACCAGATTTGCTAACACCCTTACTATCAGTATTGTTTCAGTACAGGCAACGAAAGGTGGCCATTTGCGCTGATATTAAGGAAATGTTCCACCAGATTCTAATTCGAGAGGAGGACCGTAGTGCACAACTTTTTCTGTGGCGCGATGACAAGGATAGTCCTATGGAGACTATGGTTACTGATGTGGCGATTTTTGGAGCGACGTGTTCACCAGCGCAATCACAATATGTGAAGAATTTAAACGCCTCAGAAAATGAAAGCAATCACCCGAGAGCCGCAGAGGCTATAAAATATCGGCATTATGTTGATGACTATCTTGAGAGCGTTGATACCGCAGACGAAGCCGTTGAGCTGGCGCTGGAGGTAACAAAGGTGCACGCAAAAGCTGGATTTCTGATTCGAAACTGGATTTCAAATGAACGAAGTGTGATGGAAAAGATTGGAGAAGTTAATCCGACTACcgttaaaatttttgttggtAATAAAGAAACTGATTCCGAAAGATTACTTGGATTGATATGGCGGCCAGAAGAAGATGCTTTCTCCTTTTCTTTAACGTTTCGCGAAGAGACCCGGAGATTGATAGAAGAAAAAATCGTTCCAACCAAAAGAGAGTTATTACGTGTAGTGATGAGTCTCTATGACCCACTTGGCCTTATAGCGGCCTTTGTAATACACGGAAAAATCATCATGCAAGAGGTCTGGCGTTCTCGTACTGATTGGGATGAACGAATTCCAGAGAATTTGTTCCTGCGTTGGAAACAATGGTTAGTAGTGCTCAAAATTATTGAGCGTATCAATATTCCTCGTTGCTACTTTCCAGGGTACAGTGACGACGGTTTTGATTCATTGGGGCTGCATGTGTTTGTTGATGCGAGCGAACAAGCATACGCCGCAGTAGCCTATCTCAGAATGGTTGATCGAACGAAAGTACGATGTGTTTTAGTTGCTTCAAAGACTAAAGTGGCTCCATTACAGGCTTTATCAATCCCGAAACTAGAACTGCAAGCAGCTGTACTCGGTGCTCGATTGAGAAAAACTATTGAGGAGAAACACACGTTGCATATAAAGCATATCTTCTGCTGGACGGATTCCTCTACAGTAATGTCCTGGATTCAATCGGACTTACGTCGTTATCGGCCATACGTAGCATTTCGAGTTAATGAAATATTGAGTTTGTCCAGTATTCGAGAGTGGAGGTGGGTACCAACAAGATTGAACGTCGCCGACGAAGCCACAAAGTGGGGCAAAGGTCCATCGTTCGATCCTAAAAGTCGGTGGTACAGAGGCCCGGAATTTCTTTATGATGCTGAAACAGAGTGGCCAAAGGATTGCCGAAAAATCGAAGAAACGGAGGAGGAGCTTCGACCTGCTTTCGTTTTCACGCACCACGTTATTAATCCTGCTGTTGCATTGGGTAGGTTCTCTAAATGGGAACGCTTGCTGCGGTGTATTGCGTATGTACATCGGTATATCGGTAACTGTCGACGAGCCAATTTGAAAGTACCGCGGGAAACAGGAGTATTAACTAGTGAAGAACTGAAAATGGCGGAACGTAGCTTATGGCGTGTAGCGCAATCGGAAGAGTTTCTCGATGAGGTCGCAATTTTAAAACGGAATCAGCAGAAACCAAAAGAGGACCAAAGACCGTTAGAAAGGAATAGTACGATCGCTCATGCAACTCCAGCTCTCGATGAATTCGAAATCATGCGAGTAGATGGACGAACGGAAAATGCAGATTATCTCTCCTATGATGCAAAATACCCTATCATATTGCCGAAGAATCACCGTGTAACCAAATTGTTACTGGATTGGTACCATAGAAAGTTCCGGCATGCTAACGAAGAGACTGTTTTGAATGAGATTAAACAACGATTCTACATTCCACGATTGCGG TTCCAGTTGTTCCTAAAATGGGACCATTACCTCGAGTTCGATTATCACCATTCCTGA